From a region of the Bacteroidota bacterium genome:
- a CDS encoding TraG family conjugative transposon ATPase yields the protein MIFSKIASEEKSLQDHIPILRIEKDVVILKDGRVGKGFLIQGANFESLHASEYENFCKMYEAALGALPQDYIVQKVDVFHNAYYPNGRSDKKETTFFERQTLNYFASRAVLRQESYLFIISNNITNKKRNPFSTTFSLGSQLLGKDFKGIEKRVEEIKINAKSFCETISSTSSVSYKELTAEELEIVYGQFLNVDFRNKNSRPEKGFYNHENSLIVGEKKVNIISLQEQGDELFYSVPNHLGIDSPFTWPFGIYLQFPHLTVTSWYVDNTEKELRNLDSQKRQNNTLKKLGGQSAIAKAEELEEFTLQIRKEQSKLCSVSFQVVLFTANDTLREKNIQETCDAFRSLYGAKPLVETFDNANLFFSCLPFGASNSLRWILMRIDMASCYANFTSEFLSARDGDYVCDRFRNLVYINLFDRQLNNQNSIVIGPSGSGKSFTMGHFILQRFERKQRQIIIDVGGTYKNLVDILEGKYFEYNPENPISFNPFITDKIHGKYRVTDEKVGFIIGLLTLLWKPSGTKLSNVEWSLMQDLIPRFYTQHEASSSEIPTLTHFAAFLVDFKSQLKSDASLSDKFSRFDISELSICLEPFVTGRYKALLNSKEVLDISAYPLVCFDLARIKEDIRLYPIVTMLLTELTLDTIRKFPDEVKYFTMDEAWSMLSDAMGDFVQNMYRTVRKNNGSITIISQDVDVIVKSSIGKAIINNAETKIILNHTDQTLIEELGIHLGFTKEDLGKIYSLRVNPDCREVFIKQGGTSFVFVIEAPPSEYAVVTSNPVERNHLVRLKSFYKGNIEFAVKQWEEDKLNKAIV from the coding sequence ATGATTTTTTCAAAAATAGCGAGTGAAGAAAAATCTTTACAGGATCACATTCCCATTCTCCGGATTGAGAAGGATGTGGTTATTTTAAAAGATGGAAGAGTAGGGAAGGGGTTTTTAATTCAAGGAGCGAATTTTGAATCTCTCCATGCAAGTGAGTACGAGAACTTTTGTAAAATGTATGAGGCTGCTCTTGGAGCATTGCCACAAGACTACATCGTCCAAAAGGTGGATGTGTTTCACAATGCCTATTATCCAAATGGACGAAGTGATAAGAAAGAAACTACCTTTTTTGAGAGACAAACACTTAACTACTTTGCTTCAAGAGCGGTTCTAAGACAGGAGAGCTATTTATTTATTATCAGCAACAATATTACCAACAAAAAGAGAAACCCTTTTTCAACCACCTTTTCACTAGGAAGCCAATTATTGGGGAAGGATTTTAAAGGCATTGAGAAGAGAGTAGAAGAAATTAAAATCAATGCAAAAAGTTTTTGCGAAACCATTTCCTCAACATCCAGTGTTTCTTACAAAGAACTAACAGCAGAAGAATTAGAAATTGTATATGGACAATTTCTAAATGTGGACTTTAGAAATAAAAATAGCAGGCCGGAAAAAGGATTTTACAATCATGAAAACTCCTTAATAGTAGGGGAGAAGAAGGTAAACATAATCTCTTTGCAAGAGCAAGGCGATGAATTATTTTACTCGGTGCCTAATCATTTAGGAATAGATTCTCCGTTTACATGGCCTTTTGGAATTTATTTGCAATTTCCTCACCTCACAGTAACCAGTTGGTATGTAGATAATACGGAAAAGGAATTGCGCAATTTAGATTCGCAGAAGAGACAGAACAATACACTAAAAAAGTTAGGTGGGCAAAGTGCTATTGCCAAAGCGGAAGAGTTAGAAGAGTTTACGTTACAAATAAGAAAAGAACAAAGTAAACTTTGTTCTGTCTCGTTTCAGGTTGTATTATTCACTGCCAATGATACGTTAAGAGAAAAGAATATTCAAGAAACATGCGATGCATTCCGTTCTCTTTATGGAGCAAAACCACTGGTAGAAACTTTTGATAATGCTAACCTGTTTTTCTCTTGCTTACCTTTTGGAGCATCCAATAGTCTTCGATGGATATTAATGAGAATAGACATGGCAAGTTGTTATGCGAATTTCACCTCTGAATTTTTAAGTGCAAGAGATGGGGATTATGTGTGCGATAGATTTAGGAATTTAGTTTACATCAACCTTTTTGATAGACAACTCAACAACCAAAACTCCATTGTAATCGGACCATCGGGTTCTGGAAAATCCTTTACAATGGGACACTTTATTTTGCAACGCTTTGAACGTAAGCAGCGACAAATCATTATCGATGTTGGAGGAACGTATAAAAATTTAGTGGATATTTTGGAAGGGAAGTATTTTGAATACAACCCGGAAAATCCAATTTCATTTAATCCTTTTATTACCGATAAGATTCATGGGAAATACCGAGTTACGGATGAAAAGGTTGGTTTTATCATTGGATTATTGACCTTGCTTTGGAAGCCATCCGGCACTAAATTATCAAATGTGGAATGGAGTCTTATGCAAGATTTAATTCCAAGATTTTATACCCAGCATGAAGCGAGCTCTTCTGAAATACCAACGCTGACTCATTTTGCAGCGTTTTTAGTTGACTTTAAAAGTCAATTAAAGTCCGATGCTTCCTTAAGCGACAAGTTTTCACGCTTTGATATTTCTGAACTTTCGATTTGTTTGGAGCCTTTTGTAACAGGAAGATACAAGGCACTTTTAAATAGTAAGGAGGTTTTAGATATTTCAGCCTACCCACTTGTTTGTTTCGACCTTGCTAGAATCAAGGAGGATATACGATTGTATCCAATTGTGACGATGCTCCTTACTGAACTTACCTTAGATACCATTCGTAAATTCCCTGACGAGGTAAAATACTTTACCATGGACGAAGCATGGAGTATGCTATCCGATGCTATGGGAGATTTTGTTCAAAACATGTACCGAACGGTGAGAAAGAACAATGGGTCTATTACCATTATTTCCCAAGATGTAGATGTGATTGTCAAGTCATCCATTGGAAAAGCCATCATCAATAACGCGGAAACTAAAATTATTTTAAATCATACCGACCAAACATTGATAGAAGAGTTAGGAATCCACTTGGGCTTTACCAAAGAAGATCTTGGTAAAATCTATTCTCTTCGTGTGAATCCGGATTGCAGAGAAGTTTTCATTAAGCAAGGAGGAACTTCCTTTGTTTTTGTTATCGAAGCGCCACCAAGCGAATATGCTGTTGTAACTTCTAATCCTGTGGAAAGAAATCATTTAGTTCGCTTAAAGAGTTTTTATAAGGGAAATATTGAATTTGCAGTAAAGCAATGGGAAGAAGATAAACTTAACAAAGCGATTGTCTAA
- a CDS encoding toprim domain-containing protein, with translation MKTKQELFEEIEKLKEVNLIDFVCLTHGFRLDEERTSKENADSRNPRYVFVENEIGDKLLISRVVQDGKQQYLYKNIYNDLDRGNIFSFIKYRSEAFSIPMAKKKIYGFVENLEKGHFSSVGVSIELKSDEDKKNTDRTIAEVQRKYQVLPEFYHQEYLGSRGLSMEILNSHLCKNRIKNEIIYGPKISSTHKPPVKYINTVFPLFASDGNKTFICGYVRKNENLKVTATDSFQSIGIWSSDYKRNEPVTHLIISENPIDSLSYVQLKKMDLATCNPVLVASNGELSKTHIDLYQEIITRLEPKEIVLANDNNSKGQQFNAKILSRIALPDEYMDELYKKNNKLIVDCDIHAGYKDRQHGEVIWKFQHNKILDNLGREEYLLEHIPQFQRVCNEYERLNKELYLVNDEKYPFTIERTFNKYESVVKISFVNTVDNWKSINESLMTLKFDHSEHIRLEASKGVDWNDDLKEQLGLEKIQAIREKI, from the coding sequence ATGAAGACCAAACAAGAATTATTCGAAGAGATAGAAAAGCTCAAAGAGGTAAACCTTATTGATTTTGTTTGTCTTACACACGGTTTTAGACTGGATGAAGAAAGAACATCGAAAGAGAATGCCGATTCTAGGAATCCAAGGTATGTTTTTGTGGAGAACGAAATAGGTGACAAGCTGCTAATTTCACGAGTGGTTCAAGATGGTAAGCAGCAGTACCTATACAAGAACATTTATAACGATTTAGACAGAGGGAATATTTTTTCTTTTATTAAGTACCGCAGTGAAGCATTTTCTATTCCCATGGCAAAGAAGAAAATCTATGGCTTTGTGGAGAATTTGGAGAAAGGGCATTTTTCTTCGGTAGGTGTTTCCATTGAGTTAAAAAGTGATGAGGATAAGAAGAACACCGACAGAACCATTGCCGAAGTTCAACGCAAATACCAAGTGCTGCCTGAATTTTACCATCAAGAGTATTTAGGATCTCGGGGACTTTCGATGGAAATCTTGAACTCGCACTTGTGCAAGAATAGAATTAAAAATGAAATCATTTATGGACCAAAGATTTCTTCTACGCATAAGCCACCCGTAAAATATATAAATACCGTATTCCCTCTATTCGCAAGCGATGGCAATAAAACCTTTATATGTGGGTATGTAAGAAAGAACGAGAACTTAAAAGTTACTGCCACCGATAGTTTCCAATCCATAGGGATTTGGTCAAGTGATTATAAACGAAACGAACCGGTTACCCATTTAATTATTTCAGAAAATCCGATTGATTCTTTGTCCTATGTACAATTAAAGAAAATGGATTTGGCAACCTGCAATCCTGTTCTAGTTGCCAGTAATGGAGAGCTTTCCAAAACGCATATTGATTTATACCAAGAGATTATTACTAGGTTAGAACCTAAGGAAATTGTTCTAGCGAATGATAATAACAGTAAGGGGCAACAATTTAATGCAAAGATTCTTTCTCGAATTGCCCTGCCTGATGAGTATATGGATGAGTTGTATAAAAAGAATAATAAGCTTATCGTGGATTGTGATATTCATGCAGGATATAAGGATAGACAGCACGGAGAAGTTATTTGGAAATTCCAGCACAATAAAATTTTAGATAATCTTGGAAGAGAAGAGTATCTATTGGAACATATTCCGCAATTTCAGCGCGTTTGCAATGAGTACGAACGATTGAATAAGGAATTGTACTTAGTGAATGATGAAAAATATCCGTTTACTATAGAACGCACTTTTAATAAGTATGAAAGTGTTGTAAAAATATCTTTCGTAAATACGGTTGACAATTGGAAATCTATTAATGAAAGCTTGATGACCTTAAAGTTTGATCATTCAGAACATATTCGTTTAGAGGCAAGCAAAGGTGTTGATTGGAATGATGATTTAAAAGAACAGTTGGGTTTGGAGAAGATTCAAGCGATAAGAGAGAAAATCTAG
- a CDS encoding T9SS type A sorting domain-containing protein: MKFKIVSKKILEYKVLTIILVSSLQLSSQNTLWAWGSNFYNQLGDGTNVNKNTPTSIGTSTNWKNVASGGSHTLAIKTNGTLWAWGSNFLSQLGDSTTVNRSIPTQIGMANNWSSVAVGVYHSLAIKTDGTLWGWGKNDAGQLGDGTTFDKIVPTQIGVDTNWLQIAAGYGHTLAIKTDGTLWAWGANLVGQLGDNTTISKSVPVQVGTGNNWSSIAVGGYHSMAIKTDSSLWGWGQNSFGQVGDGTTLNKIIPTQIGTANNWSKIATGGVHTLAIKTNGTLWAWGINASGQLGDGTTVKQIIPKQIGTAGNWSQICADDFHNLAIKTDGTLWAWGENTFGQLGDGSLVGKIIPTQIGSATNWSHIATGESHSLAFQGATSSIYTNEVAKMFQVYPNPCNGICTLDYTTAQPVTLKILNSQGQMVYESLTADNTIDLINLPVGIYTILISTNNALYAEKLLKQ, translated from the coding sequence ATGAAATTTAAAATTGTATCGAAAAAGATTTTAGAGTATAAAGTACTTACAATTATCCTAGTTTCTTCATTACAGCTAAGTAGCCAAAATACGCTGTGGGCTTGGGGAAGTAACTTTTATAATCAATTAGGTGATGGTACAAACGTGAACAAAAACACCCCCACTTCAATAGGAACATCTACAAACTGGAAAAACGTTGCTTCGGGGGGCAGCCACACTCTTGCAATAAAAACCAATGGTACGCTTTGGGCATGGGGTTCCAACTTTTTATCTCAATTAGGAGACAGTACTACTGTAAACAGGTCCATCCCTACACAAATAGGCATGGCTAATAACTGGTCGAGTGTTGCCGTGGGTGTATACCATTCACTTGCAATTAAAACCGATGGTACATTGTGGGGATGGGGAAAGAATGATGCCGGTCAATTAGGAGATGGCACAACTTTCGATAAAATTGTTCCTACACAAATAGGAGTAGACACTAACTGGTTGCAAATTGCTGCAGGATATGGGCACACTCTTGCAATTAAAACCGATGGCACGCTATGGGCATGGGGAGCAAATCTTGTAGGACAATTGGGAGACAACACAACTATAAGTAAAAGTGTCCCCGTGCAAGTAGGCACCGGAAACAACTGGTCGAGTATTGCTGTGGGTGGGTACCATTCCATGGCGATAAAAACAGATAGCTCGCTATGGGGGTGGGGACAAAATTCTTTCGGGCAAGTAGGAGACGGCACAACCTTAAATAAAATTATCCCGACACAAATAGGTACTGCAAACAACTGGTCGAAAATAGCTACTGGTGGCGTCCACACCCTGGCTATAAAAACCAATGGTACGTTATGGGCGTGGGGAATTAATGCATCTGGTCAATTAGGAGACGGCACAACAGTGAAACAGATTATCCCTAAACAGATTGGTACGGCTGGCAACTGGTCGCAAATTTGTGCGGATGACTTCCACAATCTTGCAATAAAAACAGATGGAACCTTGTGGGCATGGGGAGAAAATACTTTTGGTCAATTAGGCGATGGCTCCCTTGTGGGTAAGATTATCCCAACGCAAATTGGATCAGCAACCAACTGGTCTCACATTGCAACCGGCGAGTCTCATTCTTTAGCCTTTCAAGGTGCAACAAGCAGTATTTATACTAATGAGGTGGCCAAGATGTTTCAAGTATATCCAAACCCATGTAATGGAATTTGTACTTTGGATTATACCACAGCACAACCAGTAACCTTAAAAATACTAAACAGCCAAGGTCAAATGGTGTACGAAAGTTTAACCGCGGATAACACAATTGATTTAATAAATCTGCCAGTAGGAATTTACACGATACTTATTTCTACCAATAATGCTCTTTATGCTGAAAAGCTATTAAAGCAATAG
- a CDS encoding JAB domain-containing protein encodes MFSNIAEIQVSYKSQTNTQDRIKITTSKGAFEVLKQISDPDTLELREYFYVLCLNRANQVMGFYNLGIGSVAGCVVDIKHLIAVAIKTNSSSIIIGHNHPSGNLTPSKADERITQQIKEAARLFDIALHDHVIFTNENYFSFADEGRI; translated from the coding sequence ATGTTTTCAAACATCGCAGAAATTCAAGTTTCCTATAAGTCCCAAACCAACACACAAGACCGTATAAAGATTACAACAAGCAAAGGCGCTTTTGAGGTGTTGAAGCAAATTTCAGACCCCGACACTTTAGAACTACGAGAGTATTTTTATGTGCTTTGCCTTAATCGTGCAAATCAAGTAATGGGTTTTTATAACCTAGGAATTGGAAGCGTGGCGGGGTGTGTGGTTGATATTAAACACCTTATCGCTGTTGCTATTAAAACTAATTCTTCCAGTATTATCATTGGGCACAACCACCCAAGCGGAAACCTGACCCCAAGCAAAGCGGACGAACGAATCACACAGCAAATTAAAGAAGCTGCACGCCTTTTTGATATAGCACTACACGACCACGTAATTTTTACAAATGAAAATTATTTTTCCTTCGCTGATGAAGGAAGGATTTAA
- a CDS encoding DUF1738 domain-containing protein codes for MKTTIYQSITERIISFLTQENLDFKKPWMNSEEVPYNPVTRNFYSGLNMLMLSLEYEQRHYKVNNWLTFKQINAQNATLKKGAKGCDIFFTSFLYVHKETKNKIQEAAYKVLTENEQKNYFKESFLKRYFVFNVCDCEGLQESFLLPKKCTFTPFEVGQFVKLFTNLHPDLKIIFQDQDRAYFNPTLDLIKLPETYQFEKELSFYPVFFHELAHWTGHSSRLNRTQINDKKSAQYAFEELIAELSAVFSCARMGINVPLENSAAYIKTWLTALKEDNQFIFKAYRKATQATNFIFTSQKTKVPAHAD; via the coding sequence ATGAAAACAACAATTTATCAATCCATTACCGAAAGAATTATTTCTTTTTTAACCCAAGAGAATTTGGACTTCAAAAAACCTTGGATGAATTCCGAAGAAGTACCCTATAACCCCGTTACAAGAAATTTTTACAGCGGTTTAAATATGCTCATGTTGTCCCTAGAATACGAGCAACGACATTATAAAGTCAACAACTGGTTAACCTTCAAACAAATCAACGCACAAAATGCCACCCTTAAAAAAGGAGCAAAAGGGTGCGACATCTTTTTTACTTCCTTCTTGTATGTTCATAAGGAAACAAAAAATAAAATCCAAGAAGCCGCTTATAAGGTACTAACCGAAAACGAACAGAAAAACTACTTCAAAGAAAGTTTTTTAAAACGCTATTTTGTTTTTAATGTGTGCGACTGCGAAGGCTTACAAGAATCTTTTTTACTTCCCAAAAAATGCACCTTTACACCATTTGAAGTGGGACAGTTTGTAAAATTGTTTACCAATTTGCACCCCGATTTAAAAATTATTTTTCAAGACCAAGACCGAGCTTATTTTAATCCTACTCTTGACCTTATTAAACTACCTGAAACGTATCAATTTGAAAAAGAACTTAGTTTTTATCCTGTGTTTTTCCATGAGTTAGCGCATTGGACAGGACACTCTAGCCGATTGAATAGAACACAAATAAATGATAAAAAGAGCGCTCAATATGCTTTTGAGGAACTTATCGCAGAACTAAGTGCCGTTTTTTCTTGCGCTAGAATGGGTATAAATGTACCCCTTGAAAATTCAGCGGCTTATATTAAAACATGGCTAACAGCATTAAAAGAGGATAACCAATTTATTTTTAAAGCGTATCGAAAAGCAACACAGGCAACGAATTTTATTTTTACATCTCAAAAAACTAAAGTGCCTGCGCACGCTGACTAG
- a CDS encoding replication initiation protein: protein MEENKKGSSKKKKTEIMIPDVTSMTNIKQPNRITNAKYDYTIMQQRCFLTIIKALQDTINQVVKDRTKSIQQLQLFQTPNSHIEFKVDFKDIAKKHSQYKEVWEAVMKLSTSPFTFEGIDPITGVEAIRVGGLFEAYLPLDQKKKHYFSIRISKDVAARMVMVQQGYTNFLYEIAYNAKNKYTARIYQLISRWKDKGGAIIEYAQLREMLLMGDKYSEFKEFKRNVLDVAHKELYQKSDCWFEVAGFERTEGKVSHVKFKIITVGQIKFMETKAESIKGLLKLHFGFKQEHMLKVQPLLDNVVNLGAIQIKLLDLMDVIRIKAQNGNPINNVPSYVLTSLLTQFKFEIQRGLHD from the coding sequence ATGGAAGAAAATAAAAAAGGCAGCTCGAAAAAGAAAAAAACGGAAATTATGATTCCCGATGTCACGAGCATGACCAATATCAAGCAACCTAATCGTATTACCAACGCAAAGTATGATTATACGATTATGCAACAACGCTGTTTCCTTACCATTATCAAGGCTTTGCAAGATACCATCAACCAAGTGGTAAAAGATAGAACAAAGTCCATTCAGCAGTTGCAACTATTTCAAACTCCTAACTCGCACATAGAATTTAAAGTTGATTTTAAAGACATAGCCAAAAAACATTCTCAATATAAAGAGGTGTGGGAAGCCGTAATGAAGCTCTCTACCTCTCCTTTTACCTTTGAAGGGATTGACCCTATTACCGGGGTAGAAGCGATTCGCGTTGGGGGATTATTCGAAGCCTACCTTCCACTTGACCAAAAGAAAAAGCATTATTTTTCTATTCGTATATCCAAGGATGTGGCAGCGCGCATGGTTATGGTGCAGCAAGGATACACGAATTTCCTATATGAAATCGCTTACAATGCCAAAAACAAATACACAGCACGCATCTATCAATTAATTTCTCGTTGGAAAGATAAAGGAGGGGCGATTATTGAATATGCGCAGCTTCGTGAAATGTTACTCATGGGCGATAAATACAGCGAGTTTAAAGAGTTTAAACGAAATGTCCTTGATGTGGCACATAAAGAACTTTACCAAAAAAGTGATTGCTGGTTTGAAGTAGCAGGGTTTGAAAGAACGGAAGGAAAAGTTAGCCATGTGAAGTTTAAAATCATTACCGTTGGTCAAATCAAATTCATGGAAACCAAGGCTGAGAGTATTAAAGGGCTTTTAAAGTTGCACTTTGGTTTTAAGCAAGAACACATGTTAAAAGTTCAACCGCTTCTTGACAATGTAGTGAACCTTGGCGCCATCCAAATTAAACTACTTGATTTGATGGATGTAATTAGGATTAAAGCGCAGAACGGCAATCCAATTAATAATGTACCTAGCTATGTCCTTACCTCTCTCCTAACCCAGTTTAAATTCGAAATTCAGAGGGGGTTGCATGATTGA
- a CDS encoding ParA family protein produces METKIISFYTQKGGSGKTTLTHLMGIALSAKEVGKKVLVVDSDPQRSLMKILEDIRMSNEDPKLKPPYDLVYSPIGEIRDTLRKHHGKYDIILIDMPGTLDMKGVRSGLLACDVVFIPIQPSQLDFVSSRETIEKIKEIQQLKKSEKEDFHYYCLVNQAEPKKVRTRELLEYIGASKIPHLEVPVLRYEKYKDMMNEYSVDIFKKKNWGNEELALRKVFDEILEKLN; encoded by the coding sequence ATGGAAACAAAAATTATAAGCTTCTACACCCAAAAGGGGGGAAGTGGAAAAACAACCTTAACCCACTTAATGGGCATTGCCTTAAGCGCAAAAGAAGTTGGCAAAAAAGTGTTGGTAGTGGACAGTGACCCACAGCGTTCCTTAATGAAAATACTCGAAGACATTCGAATGAGTAATGAAGACCCAAAATTAAAACCTCCGTATGACCTTGTCTATTCGCCTATAGGGGAAATACGAGATACCTTACGTAAGCATCATGGGAAATACGATATCATTCTAATTGATATGCCGGGAACATTAGATATGAAAGGTGTAAGATCTGGTTTACTAGCTTGTGATGTAGTTTTTATTCCTATCCAACCATCTCAGTTAGATTTTGTGTCCTCTCGCGAAACCATTGAAAAGATTAAGGAAATCCAACAACTGAAAAAATCAGAGAAGGAAGACTTTCACTACTACTGTTTAGTTAACCAAGCTGAACCGAAGAAAGTAAGAACCCGTGAACTCCTTGAGTATATTGGGGCTTCAAAGATTCCACACCTAGAAGTACCAGTACTTCGTTACGAAAAATACAAAGACATGATGAATGAATACTCGGTGGATATCTTTAAAAAGAAAAACTGGGGAAATGAAGAATTAGCACTTAGAAAAGTATTTGATGAAATCTTAGAAAAACTAAACTAA
- a CDS encoding type IV secretory system conjugative DNA transfer family protein yields MTKPNTMQMKDTLLLVLVFALLAVGIDYLGLIGVGGAATKRFSFQLGEIVKALYFLLFIVISFYNSKQVFAKTSRRVQFSSAVKISLYLISFFSIAILLFISNLSTTIIYYLYPTLFFVANACLLILILHYRSSAPIQTEATSLTLESKASEKDLALVLEGHGGYVNIPNPFRSVLVIGGAGAGKSASVAEPIIYKAIEKKYAGFVYDFKFPTLANCVYSSFLYHKRNEIKFFPISFTELSKSHRFNPLDPRFLESQTHVEEYAWALYSNLDREAIKKGGFFPESAAGLLKAVIWFMKRNFPDYCTLPHVINILLNAETSVLVKMISSDVETKGMMKSVKEASEKNAYDQLAGVIGSLTMQLQKINTPEINWVLTGNDFTIDLNNITNPKFVVLGSDPSVRNALSPIIAFIGSVFLKVMNQQGKHQSIALIDEGPTIYIPNLDEVPATARSNKLAVVYMAQDFSQMDAMYGKDKRNALVSNLATQFFGNVSGLETAKYVSELVGREYRYVESVNLGESTNDSGSSQNQGKSYSEQHREILKPQDMFSLEQGVFVGKVVESEKSWFKGKLKRVQDFNSSFSLSEIPEFVSDFKISEEKINEFNQQVASLESSPVPLVGQSFEIEEVQQLFKSGGISIDVYKERLLGILIKQEQRNIRATILEENFMKVQKEVESILILFK; encoded by the coding sequence ATGACAAAACCTAATACAATGCAAATGAAGGACACCTTGTTGTTGGTGTTGGTCTTTGCACTTCTTGCCGTTGGAATAGATTATTTGGGACTGATTGGAGTAGGAGGGGCGGCAACGAAACGATTTTCCTTTCAGTTGGGAGAAATTGTAAAGGCACTTTATTTCTTGCTTTTCATTGTCATTTCATTTTATAATTCCAAACAAGTTTTTGCTAAAACCTCTAGGAGAGTTCAGTTTAGTAGTGCCGTAAAGATTAGCTTGTACCTCATTTCATTTTTTAGCATTGCCATTCTATTATTTATTTCCAACCTTTCCACTACAATTATTTACTACTTATATCCAACTTTGTTTTTTGTAGCGAATGCCTGCCTGCTTATTCTAATACTTCACTATCGCAGTTCGGCACCTATTCAAACAGAAGCAACCTCGTTGACACTTGAAAGTAAAGCAAGTGAAAAGGATTTAGCCCTGGTGCTAGAAGGTCATGGTGGATACGTAAATATCCCCAACCCATTTAGGTCGGTGCTTGTTATAGGAGGTGCAGGAGCGGGGAAAAGTGCTTCTGTTGCTGAGCCAATTATTTATAAGGCTATTGAGAAGAAGTATGCCGGCTTCGTGTATGACTTTAAATTTCCAACGTTAGCCAATTGTGTATATAGTAGTTTTCTTTATCATAAACGAAATGAAATAAAATTTTTCCCTATTTCATTTACAGAACTTTCAAAGTCGCATAGGTTTAATCCATTAGACCCAAGATTTTTGGAATCACAAACTCATGTGGAAGAATATGCTTGGGCATTGTATTCAAATTTAGATAGAGAGGCAATTAAAAAAGGAGGATTCTTTCCGGAGAGTGCAGCAGGATTATTGAAAGCAGTGATATGGTTTATGAAGAGAAATTTTCCAGACTATTGCACGCTACCTCATGTGATAAATATTTTATTGAATGCAGAAACATCTGTACTTGTAAAGATGATAAGTTCAGATGTAGAAACGAAGGGCATGATGAAGAGTGTTAAGGAAGCTTCTGAAAAAAACGCCTACGACCAATTGGCTGGGGTTATTGGAAGTCTTACCATGCAATTACAAAAAATTAACACCCCTGAAATTAATTGGGTACTAACAGGAAATGATTTTACGATTGACCTCAATAATATAACGAATCCGAAGTTTGTAGTTTTGGGAAGCGACCCTTCTGTGCGAAACGCACTTTCTCCTATAATAGCATTTATTGGTTCTGTATTTTTAAAAGTAATGAACCAGCAAGGCAAGCATCAGAGCATCGCGTTGATTGATGAAGGTCCAACTATTTACATTCCGAATTTAGATGAAGTTCCTGCTACTGCCCGAAGTAATAAATTAGCAGTGGTTTACATGGCACAAGATTTTTCTCAAATGGATGCGATGTATGGTAAGGATAAGCGCAATGCATTGGTATCGAATTTGGCAACCCAGTTTTTTGGGAATGTTTCAGGACTAGAAACAGCGAAGTATGTAAGTGAATTGGTAGGAAGAGAATATCGATATGTGGAAAGTGTAAATCTAGGAGAGAGCACCAACGATTCAGGATCTAGTCAAAACCAAGGTAAGAGTTACAGCGAGCAACACAGGGAAATATTAAAACCACAGGATATGTTTTCTTTGGAGCAGGGAGTGTTTGTTGGTAAGGTGGTGGAAAGTGAAAAGAGTTGGTTTAAGGGAAAACTAAAACGCGTTCAGGATTTTAATTCTAGTTTTTCATTGAGTGAAATCCCTGAATTTGTAAGTGACTTTAAGATTTCGGAAGAAAAGATAAATGAGTTTAATCAGCAAGTTGCTTCTCTAGAAAGCTCACCTGTTCCTTTGGTGGGACAGTCTTTTGAGATAGAGGAGGTGCAGCAACTTTTTAAAAGCGGAGGCATTTCAATAGATGTGTATAAGGAACGATTGCTTGGAATTTTAATTAAACAAGAACAGCGAAATATTAGAGCAACTATTTTGGAGGAAAATTTCATGAAGGTTCAAAAGGAAGTTGAATCAATTTTAATTCTGTTTAAGTAG